A region from the Sandaracinus amylolyticus genome encodes:
- the ligD gene encoding non-homologous end-joining DNA ligase, with protein sequence MSDDDRETIEIDGRAVTITKPSRVLWPSIGWTKRDLIVYLRAVAPAMLPHLRGRAVTLARFPEGVDARGWYQTNAPRGAPAWLRTVSLISPAGKALTMCLVEDEASLVWAAGQGTLELHAYLAPIDRPDAPHALVIDLDPRAPAGLIDAARVALDARAKLEARGLRALAKTSGAKGVHVFAPVSGATYAETKAIAREIAKELTAADPSRITDRMAKAAGAGKVLVDWGQNDAWKSIVVPYSPRATVVPLVSTPVTWDEVELAVRASAPSGLRFAPDVVIARLAQHGGDLFAPVLGERHARLS encoded by the coding sequence ATGAGCGACGACGATCGCGAGACGATCGAGATCGACGGCCGCGCGGTCACGATCACCAAGCCGAGCCGCGTGCTGTGGCCCTCGATCGGATGGACGAAGCGCGATCTGATCGTGTACCTGCGCGCGGTCGCGCCCGCGATGTTGCCGCACCTGCGCGGTCGCGCGGTCACGCTCGCGCGCTTCCCCGAGGGCGTCGACGCGCGCGGCTGGTACCAGACGAACGCGCCGCGCGGCGCACCGGCGTGGCTGCGCACCGTCTCGCTGATCAGCCCTGCGGGCAAGGCGCTCACGATGTGTCTCGTCGAGGATGAGGCGTCGCTCGTGTGGGCCGCGGGCCAGGGCACGCTCGAGCTCCACGCGTACCTCGCGCCGATCGATCGGCCCGACGCGCCGCACGCGCTCGTGATCGATCTCGATCCGCGCGCGCCGGCGGGGTTGATCGACGCCGCACGCGTCGCGCTCGACGCGCGCGCGAAGCTCGAGGCGCGCGGGCTGCGCGCGCTCGCGAAGACGTCGGGCGCGAAGGGCGTGCACGTGTTCGCGCCGGTCTCGGGCGCGACCTACGCGGAGACGAAGGCGATCGCGCGCGAGATCGCGAAGGAGCTCACCGCGGCCGATCCGTCGCGCATCACCGATCGCATGGCGAAGGCCGCGGGCGCGGGGAAGGTGCTCGTCGACTGGGGACAGAACGACGCGTGGAAGTCGATCGTCGTGCCCTACTCGCCGCGCGCGACGGTGGTCCCGCTCGTGTCGACGCCGGTCACGTGGGACGAGGTCGAGCTCGCCGTCCGCGCGAGCGCGCCGAGCGGTCTGCGCTTCGCGCCCGACGTGGTGATCGCTCGGCTCGCGCAGCACGGCGGCGATCTCTTCGCGCCCGTGCTCGGCGAGCGTCACGCGCGGCTGTCATGA
- a CDS encoding ATP-dependent DNA ligase, with product MLAPPIAPMLAELARELPRGDFLYEPKWDGFRCIAFVERDGRVDLRSRHGKPFARYFPELVRALAAIGERCVIDGEIVIAREGGFDFAALMLRTHPASTRVARLATETPATFVAFDLLAVGDETWTERPFVERRARLESLLARVPREGEGRVELTPATDDVAVASAWLEGAQRGIDGVVAKPRTLRYAPGKRAMIKVKPEHTADCVLAGMRVHQPTEKEPRPAVASLLLGLWDGDVLRHVGVCSTFTAARRRALVEELRADVVALEGHPWEHGFGLEPSPMGRLPGAAGRWAPGEMALDWLPLRPERVVEVAYDHLDATRFRHPARFVRWRVDREARSCTFEQLPR from the coding sequence GTGCTCGCTCCTCCGATCGCACCGATGCTCGCCGAGCTCGCGCGCGAGCTGCCGCGCGGCGACTTTCTCTACGAGCCGAAGTGGGACGGCTTCCGGTGCATCGCGTTCGTCGAGCGTGACGGGCGCGTCGATCTGCGCAGCCGGCACGGCAAGCCGTTCGCGCGCTACTTCCCCGAGCTCGTGCGCGCGCTCGCGGCGATCGGCGAGCGCTGCGTGATCGACGGCGAGATCGTGATCGCGCGCGAGGGCGGCTTCGACTTCGCGGCGCTCATGCTGCGCACGCACCCTGCGAGCACGCGCGTCGCGCGGCTCGCGACGGAGACGCCGGCGACGTTCGTCGCGTTCGATCTGCTCGCGGTGGGCGACGAGACGTGGACCGAGCGCCCGTTCGTGGAGCGACGCGCGCGGCTCGAGTCGCTGCTCGCGCGCGTGCCGCGCGAGGGCGAAGGTCGCGTCGAGCTCACGCCGGCGACCGACGACGTCGCGGTCGCATCGGCATGGCTCGAGGGCGCGCAGCGCGGCATCGACGGAGTCGTCGCGAAACCGCGCACGCTCCGTTATGCGCCGGGCAAACGCGCGATGATCAAGGTCAAGCCCGAGCACACCGCGGACTGCGTGCTCGCAGGGATGCGCGTGCACCAGCCGACTGAAAAAGAGCCGCGGCCCGCGGTCGCGTCGCTGTTGCTCGGCCTGTGGGACGGGGACGTGCTCCGTCACGTCGGCGTGTGCTCGACGTTCACCGCGGCGCGCCGGCGCGCGCTCGTCGAGGAGCTGCGCGCCGACGTGGTCGCGCTCGAGGGTCATCCGTGGGAGCACGGCTTCGGTCTCGAGCCGAGCCCGATGGGACGACTGCCCGGCGCCGCGGGTCGCTGGGCGCCCGGAGAGATGGCGCTCGACTGGCTGCCGCTGCGCCCCGAGCGCGTCGTCGAGGTCGCGTACGATCACCTCGACGCCACGCGCTTCCGGCACCCTGCGCGCTTCGTGCGATGGCGCGTCGATCGCGAGGCGCGCTCGTGCACCTTCGAGCAGCTGCCGCGATGA
- a CDS encoding alpha-ketoglutarate-dependent dioxygenase AlkB: protein MSAQQLSWLDALEAPRADEASTPEIDATFARATRIDVGAHAIDEEPSWIEIVPGWVRGDAALFAALERSIAWRSERRMMYERMVDVPRLFARVPEDGQAPPLLERMREVLSSRYDAPLDSTTLALYRDGADSVAWHRDHGHRDRAQCVVAVATLGGTRKFLVRPFRASGQSRVIVIRGGDLVVMGGACQRTVEHCVPKTKHASPRIALMFRHSEPIAPKVAGSRSSARRD from the coding sequence GTGTCGGCTCAGCAGCTGTCGTGGCTGGACGCGCTCGAGGCGCCTCGCGCGGACGAGGCGAGCACGCCGGAGATCGACGCGACGTTCGCGCGCGCCACGCGCATCGACGTCGGCGCGCACGCGATCGACGAAGAGCCCTCGTGGATCGAGATCGTGCCCGGCTGGGTGCGCGGCGACGCGGCGCTCTTCGCCGCGCTCGAGCGCTCGATCGCGTGGCGCTCCGAGCGACGGATGATGTACGAGCGCATGGTCGACGTGCCGCGCCTCTTCGCGCGCGTGCCCGAGGACGGCCAGGCTCCGCCGCTGCTCGAGCGGATGCGCGAGGTGCTCTCGTCGCGCTACGACGCGCCGCTCGACTCGACGACGCTCGCGCTCTATCGCGACGGTGCGGACAGCGTCGCGTGGCATCGTGATCACGGGCATCGCGATCGCGCGCAGTGCGTGGTCGCGGTCGCGACGCTCGGCGGGACGCGGAAGTTCCTGGTGCGTCCGTTCCGCGCGTCGGGCCAGTCGCGCGTGATCGTCATCCGCGGCGGCGATCTCGTCGTGATGGGCGGCGCGTGCCAGCGCACCGTCGAGCACTGCGTGCCGAAGACCAAGCACGCGTCGCCGCGGATCGCGCTGATGTTCCGGCACTCCGAGCCGATCGCGCCGAAGGTCGCCGGATCTCGATCCAGCGCACGTCGCGACTAG
- a CDS encoding putative metal-binding motif-containing protein, which produces MDGGTGDAGNGSTDAFVPIDAWIEPDAGTDAEVPDPVGTCESCERNEDCEIGSYCALLSHGAGRACLPGCVMDLPECPATTCPPDATEDRCTFNCIYDATGTGVDATICAPVGGVCCVDEDGDGYGVGIGCLGEDCNDADPEVHPDRTEICDGIDTNCNRTVDENPNDCDSGRCTDDGDGTYTAIAGGTCASATCGDGTITNCELYTCSEGGDEGTTCATGCAPAGTDDDTFCIASAHCEDGTCAEDVPDGGACNEDTDCTAGHCDNGYCCSSGTCCNGDVATCPGGGAVTRICTDAEDCQGSRGMTECNAQFQCVTVDGIPDDRACGSTTLAHDCGPYNPIYCDGTENQTSRTCATSCTVDSECIAQAHCDLGFCVADLPPGRNCGRNQDCQDGLTCVDGVCCTSGCTGTCEACDLPGFQGTCTPVPMGADVDGECAGFSCAGYYDGFTGGGDECYRRQDVSEAAGVCNGARACVSPDVICPTQPRGALQINCQDQCQAPTPGTCTGNIAGSCNNLDSPAVRTECGMGECRRDVQACINGMPQTCTAGTPVSESCNGRDDDCNGTADNGPGASLCPSAPGAETYTCSAATCTFGCMGGRYDLNGVYGDGCECLDDPSAGACAAATPVGDINPGGTTMVSGLLVSSMDEDWYAVNFPTSVRGPTAGTPWIRLAGPTASNFVIDFYTGCSTPMICGAGMPTGVSAFQFVDDQTSGNTAYLGGHTSPWPSTVVFKVRRVADTTQCASATYSIQISR; this is translated from the coding sequence ATGGACGGCGGCACCGGCGACGCCGGAAATGGCAGTACCGACGCGTTCGTCCCGATCGACGCGTGGATCGAGCCCGACGCCGGCACCGACGCGGAGGTGCCCGATCCCGTCGGCACCTGCGAGTCGTGCGAGCGCAACGAGGACTGCGAGATCGGCAGCTACTGCGCGCTGCTCTCCCACGGCGCCGGCCGGGCGTGTCTGCCGGGCTGCGTGATGGACCTGCCGGAGTGCCCCGCGACGACGTGTCCCCCGGACGCCACGGAAGACCGCTGCACGTTCAACTGCATCTACGACGCGACCGGCACGGGCGTCGACGCGACGATCTGCGCGCCGGTCGGCGGCGTGTGCTGCGTCGACGAGGACGGCGACGGATACGGGGTCGGCATCGGCTGTCTCGGTGAGGACTGCAACGACGCGGATCCCGAGGTGCACCCGGATCGCACCGAGATCTGCGACGGCATCGACACGAACTGCAACCGTACCGTCGACGAGAACCCGAACGACTGCGACTCGGGCCGCTGCACCGACGACGGCGACGGCACGTACACGGCGATCGCAGGCGGCACCTGCGCGTCGGCGACCTGCGGTGACGGAACGATCACGAACTGCGAGCTCTACACCTGCAGCGAGGGCGGCGACGAGGGCACGACGTGCGCGACGGGCTGCGCGCCGGCGGGCACCGACGACGACACGTTCTGCATCGCGAGCGCGCACTGCGAGGACGGCACCTGCGCCGAGGACGTGCCGGACGGCGGCGCGTGCAACGAGGACACCGACTGCACCGCGGGGCACTGCGACAACGGCTACTGCTGCTCGAGCGGCACGTGCTGCAACGGCGACGTCGCGACGTGCCCGGGCGGCGGCGCGGTGACGCGCATCTGCACCGACGCCGAGGACTGCCAGGGCTCGCGCGGTATGACCGAGTGCAACGCGCAGTTCCAGTGCGTGACGGTCGACGGCATCCCCGACGATCGCGCCTGCGGGAGCACCACGCTCGCGCACGACTGCGGTCCGTACAATCCGATCTACTGCGACGGCACCGAGAACCAGACCTCGCGCACCTGCGCGACGAGCTGCACCGTCGACAGCGAGTGCATCGCTCAGGCGCACTGCGACCTCGGGTTCTGCGTCGCCGACCTGCCGCCCGGCCGCAACTGCGGGCGCAACCAGGACTGCCAGGACGGGCTCACGTGCGTCGACGGCGTCTGCTGCACCAGCGGGTGCACGGGCACCTGCGAGGCGTGCGATCTGCCGGGGTTCCAGGGCACCTGTACGCCGGTGCCGATGGGCGCCGACGTCGACGGCGAGTGCGCCGGGTTCTCGTGCGCGGGTTACTACGACGGCTTCACCGGCGGGGGCGACGAGTGTTATCGCCGCCAGGACGTGAGCGAGGCCGCGGGCGTCTGCAACGGCGCGCGCGCATGCGTGAGTCCCGACGTGATCTGCCCGACCCAGCCGCGCGGTGCGCTGCAGATCAACTGCCAGGATCAGTGTCAGGCGCCGACGCCGGGGACGTGCACCGGCAACATCGCCGGCAGCTGCAACAACCTCGACAGCCCCGCGGTGCGCACGGAGTGCGGCATGGGCGAGTGTCGTCGCGACGTGCAGGCGTGCATCAACGGCATGCCGCAGACGTGCACCGCGGGGACGCCGGTCAGCGAGTCGTGCAACGGCCGCGACGACGACTGCAACGGCACCGCGGACAACGGGCCCGGCGCGTCGCTGTGCCCGTCGGCGCCGGGCGCGGAGACGTACACCTGCAGCGCGGCGACGTGCACGTTCGGGTGCATGGGCGGGCGCTACGACCTCAACGGCGTGTACGGCGACGGCTGCGAGTGCCTCGACGATCCGTCCGCGGGCGCGTGCGCCGCGGCGACGCCGGTCGGCGACATCAACCCCGGCGGCACGACGATGGTGAGCGGCCTGCTCGTCTCGTCGATGGACGAAGACTGGTACGCGGTGAACTTCCCGACGAGCGTGCGCGGCCCGACCGCGGGCACGCCGTGGATCCGCCTCGCGGGCCCGACGGCGAGCAACTTCGTCATCGACTTCTACACGGGATGCTCGACGCCGATGATCTGCGGGGCGGGGATGCCGACGGGCGTCTCGGCGTTCCAGTTCGTCGACGACCAGACGAGCGGCAACACCGCGTACCTCGGGGGCCACACGTCGCCGTGGCCGTCGACCGTCGTGTTCAAGGTGCGGCGCGTCGCGGACACAACGCAGTGCGCGAGCGCGACGTACTCGATCCAGATCTCGCGCTGA
- a CDS encoding radical SAM protein has protein sequence MRRATLSLGTTCSHACIVCGLRDDAPRTELAAPSIERLRALRETSSAITLGGGEPTLAPDVLESAVRAARDVGFTAIGVHTNGHGLAAIARSLASAGLTDVHVSLHGADARVHDYHTGREGSFDVLWSGVAAARAAGLRVVATTVLTRSDFRVLSEIPILLQARGVEAWHVAVPLARGAASDDFDRVYPRLALALPFALHALEIARRVGLRAYVSGAPLCLLGPIASRSITTSARSFHERCDGCAAREVCPGLDPIYLARFDGDELRAREDRPASADHEPAASLFVGPGELAPLRARTTHEPVQSARRALPMYGRPRRANAEVATRSAKSGEALREILPALFEREEDG, from the coding sequence ATGCGACGCGCGACGCTCTCGCTCGGAACGACCTGCTCCCACGCGTGCATCGTCTGCGGGCTGCGCGACGACGCGCCGCGCACCGAGCTCGCCGCGCCGTCGATCGAACGACTGCGCGCGCTGCGCGAGACGTCGAGCGCGATCACGCTCGGCGGTGGTGAGCCGACGCTCGCGCCCGACGTGCTCGAGAGCGCGGTGCGCGCCGCACGCGACGTCGGGTTCACCGCGATCGGCGTGCACACGAACGGGCACGGGCTCGCGGCGATCGCGCGCTCGCTCGCGAGCGCCGGCCTCACCGACGTGCACGTCTCGCTGCACGGCGCCGACGCGCGCGTGCACGACTACCACACCGGTCGCGAGGGCAGCTTCGACGTGCTGTGGAGCGGTGTCGCCGCTGCACGCGCCGCGGGCCTGCGCGTGGTCGCGACGACGGTGCTCACGCGCAGCGACTTCCGCGTGCTCTCCGAGATCCCGATCCTGCTCCAGGCGCGCGGCGTCGAGGCGTGGCACGTCGCGGTCCCGCTCGCGCGCGGCGCGGCCTCCGACGACTTCGATCGTGTCTATCCGCGCCTCGCGCTCGCGCTGCCGTTCGCGCTGCACGCGCTCGAGATCGCGCGCCGCGTCGGCCTCCGCGCGTACGTGAGCGGCGCGCCGCTGTGTCTGCTCGGGCCGATCGCGTCGCGATCGATCACGACGAGCGCGCGCAGCTTCCACGAGCGCTGCGATGGATGCGCGGCGCGCGAGGTGTGCCCGGGGCTCGATCCGATCTACCTCGCGCGCTTCGACGGTGACGAGCTGCGCGCGCGCGAGGATCGTCCCGCGAGCGCGGATCACGAGCCCGCCGCGTCGCTCTTCGTCGGTCCCGGCGAGCTCGCGCCGCTGCGCGCGCGCACGACGCACGAGCCGGTGCAGAGCGCGCGTCGGGCGCTGCCGATGTACGGACGCCCGCGCCGCGCGAACGCCGAGGTCGCGACGCGCAGCGCCAAGAGCGGCGAGGCGCTGCGCGAGATCCTCCCCGCGCTGTTCGAACGCGAAGAGGACGGCTGA
- a CDS encoding radical SAM protein, which translates to MANIGYLQVVRGCNQYCRFCSNPASGYMLDLDTALRAVDDFAERGYFGIILTGGEPSLSELIPDITKHAVARGLHVRMITNGSRLAKPGLAESYYDAGLRHFHVSIHSCDEQLEDFLTGVKGSHALAMQALENLGRVGATVNINTVINRFNADHLDKNVRYFVGRFPFLRHFVWNNLDPSMGRAETNRDTAHRLADFELSLARALRFLHSTGRTFRVERVPLCYMTEFAHCSTETRKIIKGEERIVHFLDEKGTVRQTDFRHPKSEVCRSCTLDSICGGLFELGDHYDLGELHPVFVDRDAIIAKVKADPD; encoded by the coding sequence ATGGCGAACATCGGATATCTGCAGGTCGTCCGCGGGTGCAACCAGTACTGCCGCTTCTGCTCGAACCCGGCGAGCGGCTACATGCTCGACCTCGACACCGCGCTGCGCGCGGTCGACGACTTCGCGGAGCGCGGCTACTTCGGGATCATCCTCACCGGGGGCGAGCCCTCGCTCTCCGAGCTGATCCCGGACATCACGAAGCACGCGGTCGCGCGCGGGCTCCACGTCCGGATGATCACGAACGGATCACGGCTCGCGAAGCCGGGGCTCGCGGAGTCGTACTACGACGCGGGGCTGCGCCACTTCCACGTCAGCATCCACTCGTGCGACGAGCAGCTCGAGGACTTCCTCACCGGCGTGAAGGGCAGTCATGCGCTCGCGATGCAGGCGCTCGAGAACCTCGGCCGCGTCGGCGCGACGGTGAACATCAACACGGTGATCAATCGCTTCAACGCGGATCACCTCGACAAGAACGTCCGCTACTTCGTCGGGCGCTTCCCGTTCCTGCGCCACTTCGTGTGGAACAACCTCGACCCCTCGATGGGCCGCGCCGAGACCAACCGCGACACCGCGCATCGCCTCGCGGACTTCGAGCTCTCGCTCGCGCGCGCGCTGCGCTTCCTGCACTCGACCGGGCGCACCTTCCGCGTCGAGCGCGTGCCGCTCTGCTACATGACCGAGTTCGCGCACTGCTCGACCGAGACGCGGAAGATCATCAAGGGCGAAGAGCGCATCGTGCACTTCCTCGACGAGAAGGGGACGGTGCGACAGACCGACTTCCGCCACCCGAAGAGCGAGGTCTGTCGCTCGTGCACGCTCGACTCGATCTGCGGCGGCTTGTTCGAGCTGGGCGATCACTACGACCTCGGCGAGCTGCACCCGGTGTTCGTCGATCGCGACGCGATCATCGCGAAGGTGAAGGCCGACCCGGACTGA
- a CDS encoding family 43 glycosylhydrolase, with translation MSRTARGWCAIALALGSVGCSGQLGDDERRSDAGRDASASTVSDAALDANAPDSSPPDAGPPRGIRHERFDDYHAPAQLEVVPAIDFVWDEGPLGEGAPSDFVSARLTALLTPPATGTYTIATENDDGVRVWIDDALVIDDWRGHFVERHEATVELSAGTPVMLRVDYFELDLAAQLRVLWTPPGGTESPIDETHALAVPLSAELAPPAPHFANPVVPFDCPDPGVLADEGAYYMVCTGGRFPIRRSRDLVRWSDTGAAVLPSGAPPWAANGHRNWAPELHRVGDRYVAYFTSVNGANVLSIGVAWADDPLGPYTVTGAPLVEHSDGVIDGNYFRDDDGRHYLFYKIDGNAHGRPTPIFVRELAADGLSFAPGSVAVEVLRNDPRTWEGGVAEASWTVRRGDFYYLFYSGNVYDGRYRTGVARSRSVTGPYEKHGAPILTNDARWVGPGHGTVLRVGDEDWFFYHAWNATAGGGHDGSRGRFGLLDPITWEGDWPRIGDGTPGESPRAWPGRE, from the coding sequence ATGTCTCGGACAGCTCGCGGGTGGTGCGCGATCGCGCTGGCGCTCGGGTCGGTGGGGTGCAGCGGGCAGCTGGGTGACGACGAGCGCCGGAGCGACGCGGGTCGCGATGCGTCGGCCTCGACGGTGAGCGACGCCGCGCTCGACGCGAACGCGCCGGACTCGAGCCCGCCCGACGCCGGTCCGCCGCGCGGGATTCGCCACGAGCGATTCGACGACTACCACGCTCCGGCGCAGCTCGAGGTCGTCCCTGCGATCGACTTCGTGTGGGACGAGGGCCCGCTGGGCGAGGGCGCGCCGTCGGACTTCGTCTCCGCGCGGCTGACTGCGCTCCTCACGCCGCCCGCGACCGGCACGTACACGATCGCGACCGAGAACGACGACGGCGTGCGCGTCTGGATCGACGACGCGCTCGTGATCGACGACTGGCGCGGCCACTTCGTCGAGCGCCACGAGGCGACGGTGGAGCTGAGCGCGGGCACGCCGGTGATGCTGCGCGTCGACTACTTCGAGCTCGATCTCGCCGCGCAGCTCCGCGTGCTGTGGACGCCTCCCGGAGGCACCGAGTCGCCGATCGACGAGACGCACGCGCTCGCGGTGCCGCTCTCGGCGGAGCTCGCGCCGCCGGCGCCGCACTTCGCGAATCCGGTGGTGCCCTTCGACTGCCCGGATCCCGGCGTCCTCGCCGACGAGGGCGCCTATTACATGGTCTGCACGGGAGGCCGATTTCCCATCCGTCGCTCGCGCGATCTCGTGCGCTGGAGCGACACCGGTGCTGCGGTGCTCCCGAGCGGCGCACCGCCGTGGGCCGCGAACGGACACCGCAACTGGGCGCCCGAGCTCCATCGTGTCGGCGATCGCTACGTCGCGTACTTCACGTCGGTGAACGGCGCGAACGTGCTCTCGATCGGCGTGGCGTGGGCCGACGATCCGCTCGGTCCGTACACCGTGACCGGCGCGCCGCTGGTCGAGCACTCCGACGGAGTGATCGACGGCAACTACTTCCGCGACGACGACGGACGTCACTACCTCTTCTACAAGATCGATGGCAATGCGCACGGTCGCCCGACTCCGATCTTCGTGCGCGAATTGGCCGCCGACGGACTCTCGTTCGCACCCGGGAGCGTGGCAGTCGAGGTCCTGCGGAACGACCCACGAACGTGGGAAGGCGGCGTCGCCGAGGCGTCGTGGACGGTGCGTCGCGGCGATTTCTACTATCTGTTCTACAGCGGCAACGTCTACGACGGTCGATATCGCACCGGCGTCGCGCGCTCGCGCAGCGTGACCGGTCCGTACGAGAAGCACGGCGCGCCGATCCTCACGAACGACGCGCGCTGGGTGGGCCCGGGGCACGGCACGGTGCTGCGCGTCGGCGACGAAGACTGGTTCTTCTACCACGCGTGGAACGCCACCGCAGGCGGCGGTCACGACGGATCGCGCGGCAGGTTCGGTCTCCTCGACCCGATCACGTGGGAAGGAGACTGGCCGAGGATCGGCGATGGGACGCCCGGTGAGTCGCCGCGCGCGTGGCCGGGGCGCGAATAG
- the hxsC4 gene encoding radical SAM protein HxsC4 produces the protein MTKAVLSSPSSRAEAEHTSIDERIAHKDERVHVLTGAVCNNNCVFCMEEDRDARYVTNSQTDDALVRFILEQKKGAEEICFTSGEPTTNPRLPHWVRWAKEAGIRRVSVMTNGRSLSYEKYARMLISAGMNRFYVSIHGHTQKLHDGLTRTPESFDQTVAGLDVITKYKRYGVELHTSTVITKRNLPHMGEIYRFLRAHGVDQVVFNVMQANGRANTYFEHIFPTYTEIAETARVFLEEQTKTEPRVMAFLVDIPLCTTTKLPDFNRGYVESYVHYEPAANAEKLVPAEALLGRREALADQSETRELVAIRRADLDDSERQKRAECAQCKHEKSCEGVWGNYLKRYGWDEFVPVA, from the coding sequence ATGACGAAGGCGGTGCTCAGCTCTCCGTCGAGCAGAGCGGAGGCCGAGCACACCTCGATCGACGAGCGCATCGCGCACAAGGACGAGCGCGTCCACGTGCTCACCGGCGCGGTGTGCAACAACAACTGCGTCTTCTGCATGGAAGAGGATCGTGACGCTCGCTACGTCACGAACAGCCAGACCGACGACGCGCTCGTGCGGTTCATCCTCGAGCAGAAGAAGGGCGCCGAGGAGATCTGCTTCACGTCGGGCGAGCCGACGACGAACCCGCGACTGCCGCACTGGGTGCGGTGGGCGAAGGAAGCGGGGATCCGCCGCGTCAGCGTGATGACCAACGGGCGCTCGCTCTCGTACGAGAAGTACGCGCGCATGCTGATCTCGGCGGGGATGAACCGCTTCTACGTCAGCATCCACGGCCACACGCAGAAGCTGCACGACGGCCTCACGCGCACGCCCGAGAGCTTCGACCAGACGGTCGCGGGCCTCGACGTGATCACGAAGTACAAGCGGTATGGAGTCGAGCTCCACACCAGCACCGTGATCACGAAGCGCAATCTCCCGCACATGGGAGAGATCTATCGATTCCTGCGCGCCCACGGCGTCGATCAGGTCGTGTTCAACGTGATGCAGGCCAACGGCCGCGCGAACACGTACTTCGAGCACATTTTCCCGACGTACACCGAGATCGCGGAGACCGCGCGCGTCTTCCTCGAAGAGCAGACGAAGACCGAGCCGCGGGTGATGGCGTTCCTCGTCGACATCCCGCTCTGCACGACGACGAAGCTGCCGGACTTCAACCGCGGCTACGTCGAGAGCTACGTGCACTACGAGCCGGCGGCGAACGCGGAGAAGCTGGTGCCCGCGGAGGCGCTCCTGGGACGCAGAGAAGCGCTCGCGGATCAGAGCGAGACGCGCGAGCTCGTCGCCATCCGCCGCGCCGATCTCGACGACTCCGAGCGCCAGAAGCGCGCCGAATGCGCGCAGTGCAAGCACGAGAAGTCGTGTGAAGGCGTCTGGGGCAATTACCTGAAGCGCTACGGCTGGGACGAGTTCGTCCCGGTCGCCTGA
- the hxsA4 gene encoding His-Xaa-Ser repeat protein HxsA4, whose amino-acid sequence MADDDDVLPSFRRNAGGLMDPTERAIADRALEEADLAKPNTRDDILLAQHCSHGSHGSHGSHGSHGSHGSHGSHGSHGSHGSHGSW is encoded by the coding sequence ATGGCCGACGACGACGACGTTCTTCCGAGCTTCCGGCGCAATGCGGGTGGTCTGATGGACCCGACCGAGCGCGCCATCGCGGATCGCGCGTTGGAAGAGGCCGACCTCGCCAAACCCAACACGCGCGACGACATCCTGCTGGCGCAGCACTGCTCGCACGGATCACACGGATCGCACGGCTCCCACGGCTCTCACGGCTCTCACGGCTCCCACGGCTCTCACGGCTCCCACGGATCGCACGGCTCGCACGGGAGCTGGTGA